The sequence TCAGCGCGCCGACCGCTCCGGCAGCCGCGAACGTCGAGAGGTAGCGACGGTTGACCTGGTCGCCGAGCGCGCTCTCGCCCATCTGGTTGAGGCCGGTGAACTCAAGATCCACCCAGCTTCCGTCGGGCAGCAGCAGCCGGTGGAACGCGACGGCAAGCCGGGTCTGGTCCCGGTCCTGAACGGCTTGGGCCGTGCCGACGACGCGCGCGCCGCGCGGAATCAGCACCCGCTGCCGGTCGGGCGAATAGAGCGGCACCGACACCATGGCGAGCACCGGACCGGGGAACTCGCCCGACAACTGGGTAACGAGCACCGCTTCGAGGAACGCGCCTTCGTGGATGCGCTCCCAGCCCGGCGGGTCGTGCGGCCGGACCAAGCGGGCGGGCTCGGATGCGCGAAACGCGGCGGGAACATCCGCCCGCAGTGCCGGGTCTCCGACGCCGGGCGCGAACTCTCCGGCGGCCAGCCCGACCGCCATCTCGGCCTCAAGAGCGGCAAGGGACTGCCCGAGGGATGCAAGCGCTCCGTCGAGTGCCGCGTCGGGAGACTCGGGCACCAAGGGAGACGCCGCGGCATCCGGGGGTCCGTTCGGATCCCGGTGCGACTGCGCAACGGGGAATGAGCGGAGCGAGCGCGTCCGGCGCTCGACCTCCTCCAGCCGGAGCGCCTCGCGAAGCTCGAACTCGGCCCGGCTCACGGCAGTCCCGGTGCCACCTGAACTTGCCGCGGTGTCTTGCCCGGCCGGTTCCTGCCCTGGGGCACCGGACTGTCGCCCCTCCCGGTCCGCATCCGCCGCCGCCTGCTGGCTCTGGCGGTTGGTTTCGTCGCTGAAGCGCCCATCGAGCGACCGGCCCGTGCGGTCGTCCACGGGACGCGCCGGCGCGGGGGCGACGCCCTCGGCCGTCTCGTCGGGACCGGAAAACGACGAGGACAGCAGCAGCCCGGCCACGAGCACGGCGATCAGGGCGATCCCGACCTTCGTGACGAAGCCGCCGGGCAGCGCGCCCTTCGGCTCCTTCACCAACCGCTTCCAGAGGCTCATCTCGAACCCTCCCTGGGCTCGAACCGCCAGCGCAGCTGCTTGTTGCCGATCCGGAGCCAGCCGTCGCCGAGAACGCGGCGGGCGACGAAGAGGCCGTCCGCGGCGAGATCGAACGCGACCAGGCTCGGTTCGCCGTCCTGGAGTTCGTAGAGCACCGGAGACTCCTGTGCGCGCGAGCGGAGATAGGTGAACTCCCCGTCGTGCCACATCGCCTCGACCCGGAACGGTCGCTCGGACGCATCACGGTCCAGCCGGTACTCGAACCGGAGCCGCTCGGGGTAAGAGGCACGAAACGCCTCGATCTCCGCCTCGGCCCGGTCGCGCGCCTCGACGATCCGGGCTTCGGCCTCCTCGCGGGCCAGCCGCGAGGCGCTTGCCGCCTGCGCCGCCATCTCGCGGTAGGCGGAGACTTCGCTCCGGGCC is a genomic window of Candidatus Palauibacter soopunensis containing:
- a CDS encoding TrbI/VirB10 family protein, which codes for MSLWKRLVKEPKGALPGGFVTKVGIALIAVLVAGLLLSSSFSGPDETAEGVAPAPARPVDDRTGRSLDGRFSDETNRQSQQAAADADREGRQSGAPGQEPAGQDTAASSGGTGTAVSRAEFELREALRLEEVERRTRSLRSFPVAQSHRDPNGPPDAAASPLVPESPDAALDGALASLGQSLAALEAEMAVGLAAGEFAPGVGDPALRADVPAAFRASEPARLVRPHDPPGWERIHEGAFLEAVLVTQLSGEFPGPVLAMVSVPLYSPDRQRVLIPRGARVVGTAQAVQDRDQTRLAVAFHRLLLPDGSWVDLEFTGLNQMGESALGDQVNRRYLSTFAAAGAVGAL